A single region of the Hippoglossus hippoglossus isolate fHipHip1 chromosome 17, fHipHip1.pri, whole genome shotgun sequence genome encodes:
- the kif1ab gene encoding kinesin-like protein KIF1A isoform X8, with product MAGASVKVAVRVRPFNSREIGKDSKCIIQMTGNTTTILNPKQPKENKSFNFDFSYWSHTTPEDINYASQVQVYKDIGEEMLLHAFEGYNVCIFAYGQTGSGKSYTMMGRQEDDQQGIIPLLCEDLFTKINDINNENSLSYSVEVSYMEIYCERVRDLLNPKNKGNLRVREHPLMGPYVEDLSKLAVTSYNDIQDLMDSGNKARTVAATNMNETSSRSHAVFNIIFTQKTHEMDTENTLEKVSKISLVDLAGSERADSTGAKGTRLKEGANINKSLTTLGKVISGLAELASAPNKNKKKKKVESFIPYRDSVLTWLLRENLGGNSRTAMVAALSPADINYDETLSTLRYADRAKQIRCNAVINEDPSNRLVRELKEEVARLKDLLYAQGLGDIIESELTHAMTGMSPSPSLSVLSSRAGSISNLHDRIFSPASEETIERLKETEKIIAELNETWEEKLRRTEAIRMEREALLAEMGVAMREDGGTVGVFSPKKTPHLVNLNEDPLMSECLLYYIKDGITKVGREDAKTRQDIVLSGHFIRDEHCTFSSTTGPQGEGCVILEPCEESETYVNGKRETSPIVLRSGNRIILGKSHVFRFNDPEQARLERERTPCAETPVEPVDWAFAQRELLEKQGIDMKQEMEQRLQELEDQYRKEREEASNLLEQQRLDYESKLEALQRQVDSRCLESPEEEEEPEEEVPWTQRETELALWAFRKWRFYQFTSLRDLLWGNAIFLKEANAISVELKKKVQFQFVLLTDTLYSPLPPDLLPPCVAKERERRPFPQTIVAVEVQDQKNGATHYWTLEKLRLRLDLMREMYDRAAELPSSAVEDCDHSLTGGDPFYDRFPWFRLVGRAFVYLSNLLYPVPLVHRVAIVSEKGEVKGFLRVAVQAISADEEAPDYGSGVRQSGTAKISFEDKHFEKFQTESCPGNMSHSNTSQEELRIVEGEGQSPEIGFSADEVNNNTCAASVEPPSSPEKSLSLGLDLPLDLSPEIALSHLKIGSTFTFRVTVLQASSISAEYADIFCQFNFIHRHDEAFSTEPLKNTGRGPPLGFYHVQNITVEVTKSFVEYIKTQPIVFEVFGHYQKQPFPPLCKDLISPLRPSRRQFPRVMPLSKPVPATKLSTLTRSTAGPCHAKYDLMAFFEICELEANGDYIPAVVDHRAGMPCHGMFLLHQGIQRRITVTIAHETGNDVEWKEVKELVIGRIRNTPEADETIIDPNILSLNILSSGYFWPKHDDNVSLGVDHRTFYRFEAAWDSSMHNSLLLNRVTPYGEKIYITLSAYLEMENCTQPTVITKDFCMVFYSRDAKLPASRSIRNLFSTGCLRPSESNRVTGVYEVTLCHVADNGSPGMQRRRRRVLDTSVAYVRGEENLAGWRPRSDSLILDHQWELEKLSLLQEVEKTRHYLLLREKLEATLQAGQDALYKSSDISDFAKSPVLSHSPSSSPALESPNQRQRELAAKCLRLLMHTFNREYSQVSSSASESKLSEMSASLMRESSSGLSTLTPSSTCPSLVEGHYDIRHTEPGSGASTPDLDPYSPVDRKKALRGYSFVPDIQEIRVSPIVSKKGYLHFLEPHTSGWVKRYVVVRRPYVYLYRSERDSVERAVINLSSAKVEYSEDKQTLLRTPNTFAVCTEHRGILLQATNDKEMHDWLYAFNPLLAGTIRSKLSRRKSVQSVPSAQRM from the exons ATGGCGGGGGCGTCGGTGAAGGTGGCGGTGAGGGTTCGACCCTTCAACTCCAGAGAGATCGGGAAGGACAGTAAATGCATCATTCAGATGACAGGGAACACCACAA CGATCCTGAACCCCAAACagccaaaagaaaacaagagctTTAACTTCGACTTCTCTTACTGGTCACACACTACG CCCGAGGACATCAACTATGCGTCTCAGGTACAGGTGTACAAGGACATCGGAGAGGAGATGCTGCTTCATGCCTTCGAAGGCTACAACGTCTGCATATTTGCATACGGCCAGACGGGATCGGGCAAAAGCTACACCATGATGGGACGACAGGAGGACGACCAACAAGGGATCATACCTCTG CTGTGTGAGGACCTGTTCACCAAGATCAATGacatcaataatgaaaacagcCTGTCTTACTCTGTGGAG GTGAGTTACATGGAGATTTACTGTGAGCGTGTACGTGACCTGCTGAACCCCAAAAACAAAGGAAACCTGCGTGTCAGAGAGCACCCGCTGATGGGACCTTACGTCGAAGATTTATCCAAGCTGGCCGTCACCTCCTACAACGACATCCAGGACCTGATGGACTCTGGAAACAAAGCCAG gaCTGTGGCTGCTACCAACATGAACGAGACCAGCAGTCGCTCCCACGCTGTCTTCAACATCATCTTCACACAGAAGACACACGAAATGGatacagaaaacacattagAAAAG GTCAGCAAGATCAGTCTGGTGGACTTGGCTGGCAGCGAGAGAGCCGACTCAACCGGAGCCAAAGGAACCAGACTGAAG GAAGGAGCAAACATCAACAAGTCTTTAACCACACTGGGGAAAGTTATTTCTGGTCTGGCTGAACTG GCCTCGGCACCAAACAAG aacaagaaaaagaagaaggtggAAAGTTTTATTCCTTACAGAGATTCAGTTCTGACCTGGCTACTGAGGGAGAACTTAG GAGGAAACTCTCGTACTGCTATGGTGGCTGCCCTGAGCCCTGCTGATATTAACTATGATGAAACCCTCAGTACCCTCCG GTATGCTGACCGTGCCAAACAGATCCGCTGCAACGCCGTGATCAACGAGGACCCCAGCAACCGTCTGGTGCGTgagctgaaggaggaggtggCTCGCCTCAAGGACCTTCTGTATGCACAGGGCCTGGGAGACATCATAGAGAGTGAGT TGACCCACGCCATGACAGGAATGAGCCCCTCTCCCTCGCTGTCGGTGCTGTCCAGTCGCGCCGGGTCCATCAGCAATCTCCACGACCGCATCTTCAGCCCGGCCAGTGAAGAGACCATTGAGAGACTCAAG GAAACTGAGAAAATCATTGCTGAGCTCAATGAGACGTGGGAGGAAAAGCTGCGGCGTACTGAGGCCATCCGCATGGAGAG AGAGGCCCTGCTGGCTGAGATGGGTGTTGCCATGAGAGAAGACGGAGGCACTGTGGGTGTCTTCTCCCCGAAAAAG ACCCCTCATCTGGTGAACCTGAACGAGGACCCGCTGATGTCCGAGTGTCTGCTGTATTACATCAAAGACGGCATCACCAA GGTTGGCCGAGAAGATGCCAAGACTCGTCAAGACATCGTTCTCAGTGGCCATTTCATCAGAGACGAACATTGCACCTTCAGCAGCACCACGGGCCCTCAGGGAGAAG GATGTGTCATCCTTGAGCCATGCGAGGAGTCAGAGACGTATGTCAATGGGAAGAGAGAGACCTCCCCCATCGTTCTGCGATctg GGAATCGCATCATCCTGGGGAAGAGCCACGTGTTTCGCTTCAACGACCCGGAGCAGGCTCGTCTGGAGCGAGAGAGGACGCCGTGCGCTGAGACGCCGGTGGAGCCCGTCGACTGGGCCTTCGCTCAGCGAGAGCTGCTGGAGAAACAAGGCATCGACATGAAGCaggagatggagcagag GCTTCAGGAACTTGAGGATCAGTACCGTAAAGAAAGGGAGGAGGCCAGTAACCTACTGGAACAGCAAAGACTG gaCTATGAGAGTAAACTGGAGGCTCTTCAGAGACAGGTGGATTCTCGGTGCCTGGAGTcacctgaggaagaggaggagcctgaAGAGGAAG TGCCGTGGACGCAGCGTGAGACGGAGCTGGCTCTGTGGGCGTTCAGAAAGTGGCGTTTCTACCAGTTCACCTCTCTCAGGGATCTGCTGTGGGGCAACGCCATCTTCCTCAAGGAGGCCAATGCGATCAGTGTGGAACTGAAGAAGAAG GTGCAGTTCCAGTTCGTCCTGTTGACGGACACTCTCTACTCTCCGCTGCCGCCTGACCTGCTGCCCCCCTGCGTGGccaaggagagagaaagacgacCTTTCCCTCAGACCATCGTAGCCGTGGAGGTCCAGGATCAGAAGAACGGAGCCACGCATTACTGGACTCTGGAGAAACTCAG GCTGAGGCTGGACCTGATGAGAGAAATGTACGACCGTGCCGCAGAGCTCCCCAGCAGTGCTGTGGAGGACTGCGACCACAGCCTGACCGGAGGCGACCCGTTCTACGACCGCTTCCCCTGGTTCCGTCTTGTCGGCAG GGCTTTTGTGTACCTGAGTAACCTTCTGTACCCGGTGCCCCTGGTACACCGCGTGGCCATCGTCAGCGAGAAAGGAGAAGTGAAAGGCTTCCTCCGAGTGGCTGTGCAGGCAATATCAG CCGATGAGGAGGCCCCTGATTACGGCTCTGGTGTGAGGCAGTCCGGCACCGCCAAGATCTCCTTCGAAGACAAACATTTTGAGAAG TTCCAGACTGAATCGTGTCCTGGTAATATGTCACACTCCAACACCtcccaggaggagctgagaaTCGTGGAGGGGGAAGGACAAAGCCCTGAGATTGGATTCTCTGCAGATGAAGTCAACAACAACACGTGTGCAG CCTCTGTGGAGCCTCCCAGCAGCCCAGAGAAGAGTTTAAGTCTGGGTCTGGATCTCCCCCTGGACCTCTCCCCAGAGATTGCCCTGTCCCACCTGAAGATCGGCAGCACCTTCACCTTCAGAGTCACCGTCTTGCAGGCCTCCAGCATCTCAGCCGAGTATGCTGACATCTTCTGCCAGTTCAA TTTCATCCACCGTCATGACGAAGCTTTCTCCACTGAACCGCTGAAGAACACCGGCAGAGGACCTCCGCTGGGCTTCTACCATGTCCAAAAT atCACAGTGGAGGTGACTAAATCCTTTGTGGAGTACATTAAGACTCAGCCCATCGTCTTCGAGGTGTTCGGTCACTACCAGAAACAGCCCTTCCCTCCGCTCTGCAAAGACCTGATCAG TCCGCTGAGACCCTCCAGGAGGCAGTTCCCCAGGGTGATGCCTTTATCCAAACCAG TTCCGGCCACCAAGCTCAGCACTTTGACTCGCTCCACTGCGGGACCATGTCACGCCAAGTACGATCTCATGGCCTTCTTTGAGATCTGTGAGCTGGAGGCCAACGGAGA CTACATACCTGCTGTTGTGGACCACAGAGCTGGGATGCCCTGTCACGGCATGTTCCTCTTACATCAG GGCATTCAGAGGAGGATCACCGTCACCATCGCTCatgagacaggaaatgatgtcGAGTGGAAAGAGGTGAAAGAGCTGGTCATTG GTCGCATTCGAAACACACCAGAGGCTGATGAGACCATCATCGACCCCAACATCCTTTCTCTCAACATCCTGTCCTCCGGATACTTCTGGCCAAAACATGATGACAA CGTCTCCTTGGGAGTTGATCATAG gaCGTTCTACCGATTTGAGGCAGCATGGGACAGTTCCATGCACAACTCTCTTCTCCTGAACAGAGTCACTCCCTATGGGGAGAAGATCTACATCACCCTGTCTGCTTATCTGGAG ATGGAGAACTGCACTCAGCCGACAGTGATCACCAAAGATTTCTGCATGGTGTTTTACTCGCGTGACGCAAAGCTGCCGGCCTCTCGCTCCATCAGGAACCTCTTCAGCACCGGCTGCCTCCGGCCCTCAGAGAG TAACCGTGTCACAGGAGTCTATGAAGTCACTCTGTGCCATGTGGCTGACAATGGAAGTCCAG GCATGCAGCGTCGTCGCAGGCGTGTGCTGGACACCTCGGTGGCGTACGTGCGAGGAGAGGAGAACCTGGCTGGCTGGAGGCCTCGGAGCGACAGCCTCATCCTCGATCACCAGTGGGAGCTGGAGAAACTCAGCTTACTGCAGGAG GTGGAGAAGACCAGGCACTACCTGCTGCTGAGGGAGAAGCTGGAGGCGACTCTGCAGGCGGGGCAGGACGCGCTGTACAAGAGCAGCGACATTAGCGACTTCGCGAAGAGTCCCGTCCTCAGCCACAGTCCCAGCAGCAGCCCCGCCCTCGAGAGCCCCAACCAGAGGCAGAGGGAGCTGGCTGCCAAG TGTTTGCGTCTGCTGATGCACACCTTCAACAGGGAGTACAGCCAGGTGAGCAGCAGTGCCAGTGAGAGCAAG CTCTCTGAGATGTCTGCGTCACTAATGAGGGAGTCGTCATCTGGACTGAGCACGCTCACTCCATCTTCTACCTGCCCGTCACTGGTCGAGGGACACTATGACATTAG ACATACTGAACCAGGTTCAGGAGCATCCACTCCAGATCTGGACCCGTACAGCCCAGTGGACAGAAAGAAAGCTCTCCGAGGATACAGCTTTGTTCCTGACATACAGGAGATTCGCGTCAG CCCCATCGTGTCAAAGAAGGGCTACTTGCACTTCCTGGAGCCCCACACCAGTGGCTGGGTGAAGCGCTACGTGGTGGTGCGCCGGCCTTACGTCTACCTGTACCGCAGCGAGAGGGACAGTGTTGAGAGAGCTGTCATCAACCTGTCGTCTGCAAAGGTGGAATACAGCGAAGACAAACAAACCTTACTGCGG ACTCCCAACACGTTTGCTGTGTGCACCGAGCATCGTGGGATACTGCTGCAGGCCACCAATGACAAAGAGATGCATGACTGGCTGTATGCTTTCAACCCTCTGTTAGCTGGCACCATCAG GTCAAAGCTCTCCCGGAGAAAGTCTGTCCAGTCGGTCCCGTCTGCACAGAGGATGTGA
- the kif1ab gene encoding kinesin-like protein KIF1A isoform X11, which translates to MAGASVKVAVRVRPFNSREIGKDSKCIIQMTGNTTTILNPKQPKENKSFNFDFSYWSHTTPEDINYASQVQVYKDIGEEMLLHAFEGYNVCIFAYGQTGSGKSYTMMGRQEDDQQGIIPLLCEDLFTKINDINNENSLSYSVEVSYMEIYCERVRDLLNPKNKGNLRVREHPLMGPYVEDLSKLAVTSYNDIQDLMDSGNKARTVAATNMNETSSRSHAVFNIIFTQKTHEMDTENTLEKVSKISLVDLAGSERADSTGAKGTRLKEGANINKSLTTLGKVISGLAELASAPNKNKKKKKVESFIPYRDSVLTWLLRENLGGNSRTAMVAALSPADINYDETLSTLRYADRAKQIRCNAVINEDPSNRLVRELKEEVARLKDLLYAQGLGDIIEMTHAMTGMSPSPSLSVLSSRAGSISNLHDRIFSPASEETIERLKETEKIIAELNETWEEKLRRTEAIRMEREALLAEMGVAMREDGGTVGVFSPKKTPHLVNLNEDPLMSECLLYYIKDGITKVGREDAKTRQDIVLSGHFIRDEHCTFSSTTGPQGEGCVILEPCEESETYVNGKRETSPIVLRSGNRIILGKSHVFRFNDPEQARLERERTPCAETPVEPVDWAFAQRELLEKQGIDMKQEMEQRLQELEDQYRKEREEASNLLEQQRLDYESKLEALQRQVDSRCLESPEEEEEPEEEVPWTQRETELALWAFRKWRFYQFTSLRDLLWGNAIFLKEANAISVELKKKVQFQFVLLTDTLYSPLPPDLLPPCVAKERERRPFPQTIVAVEVQDQKNGATHYWTLEKLRLRLDLMREMYDRAAELPSSAVEDCDHSLTGGDPFYDRFPWFRLVGRAFVYLSNLLYPVPLVHRVAIVSEKGEVKGFLRVAVQAISADEEAPDYGSGVRQSGTAKISFEDKHFEKFQTESCPGNMSHSNTSQEELRIVEGEGQSPEIGFSADEVNNNTCAASVEPPSSPEKSLSLGLDLPLDLSPEIALSHLKIGSTFTFRVTVLQASSISAEYADIFCQFNFIHRHDEAFSTEPLKNTGRGPPLGFYHVQNITVEVTKSFVEYIKTQPIVFEVFGHYQKQPFPPLCKDLISPLRPSRRQFPRVMPLSKPVPATKLSTLTRSTAGPCHAKYDLMAFFEICELEANGDYIPAVVDHRAGMPCHGMFLLHQGIQRRITVTIAHETGNDVEWKEVKELVIGRIRNTPEADETIIDPNILSLNILSSGYFWPKHDDKTFYRFEAAWDSSMHNSLLLNRVTPYGEKIYITLSAYLEMENCTQPTVITKDFCMVFYSRDAKLPASRSIRNLFSTGCLRPSESNRVTGVYEVTLCHVADNGSPGMQRRRRRVLDTSVAYVRGEENLAGWRPRSDSLILDHQWELEKLSLLQEVEKTRHYLLLREKLEATLQAGQDALYKSSDISDFAKSPVLSHSPSSSPALESPNQRQRELAAKCLRLLMHTFNREYSQVSSSASESKLSEMSASLMRESSSGLSTLTPSSTCPSLVEGHYDIRHTEPGSGASTPDLDPYSPVDRKKALRGYSFVPDIQEIRVSPIVSKKGYLHFLEPHTSGWVKRYVVVRRPYVYLYRSERDSVERAVINLSSAKVEYSEDKQTLLRTPNTFAVCTEHRGILLQATNDKEMHDWLYAFNPLLAGTIRSKLSRRKSVQSVPSAQRM; encoded by the exons ATGGCGGGGGCGTCGGTGAAGGTGGCGGTGAGGGTTCGACCCTTCAACTCCAGAGAGATCGGGAAGGACAGTAAATGCATCATTCAGATGACAGGGAACACCACAA CGATCCTGAACCCCAAACagccaaaagaaaacaagagctTTAACTTCGACTTCTCTTACTGGTCACACACTACG CCCGAGGACATCAACTATGCGTCTCAGGTACAGGTGTACAAGGACATCGGAGAGGAGATGCTGCTTCATGCCTTCGAAGGCTACAACGTCTGCATATTTGCATACGGCCAGACGGGATCGGGCAAAAGCTACACCATGATGGGACGACAGGAGGACGACCAACAAGGGATCATACCTCTG CTGTGTGAGGACCTGTTCACCAAGATCAATGacatcaataatgaaaacagcCTGTCTTACTCTGTGGAG GTGAGTTACATGGAGATTTACTGTGAGCGTGTACGTGACCTGCTGAACCCCAAAAACAAAGGAAACCTGCGTGTCAGAGAGCACCCGCTGATGGGACCTTACGTCGAAGATTTATCCAAGCTGGCCGTCACCTCCTACAACGACATCCAGGACCTGATGGACTCTGGAAACAAAGCCAG gaCTGTGGCTGCTACCAACATGAACGAGACCAGCAGTCGCTCCCACGCTGTCTTCAACATCATCTTCACACAGAAGACACACGAAATGGatacagaaaacacattagAAAAG GTCAGCAAGATCAGTCTGGTGGACTTGGCTGGCAGCGAGAGAGCCGACTCAACCGGAGCCAAAGGAACCAGACTGAAG GAAGGAGCAAACATCAACAAGTCTTTAACCACACTGGGGAAAGTTATTTCTGGTCTGGCTGAACTG GCCTCGGCACCAAACAAG aacaagaaaaagaagaaggtggAAAGTTTTATTCCTTACAGAGATTCAGTTCTGACCTGGCTACTGAGGGAGAACTTAG GAGGAAACTCTCGTACTGCTATGGTGGCTGCCCTGAGCCCTGCTGATATTAACTATGATGAAACCCTCAGTACCCTCCG GTATGCTGACCGTGCCAAACAGATCCGCTGCAACGCCGTGATCAACGAGGACCCCAGCAACCGTCTGGTGCGTgagctgaaggaggaggtggCTCGCCTCAAGGACCTTCTGTATGCACAGGGCCTGGGAGACATCATAGAGA TGACCCACGCCATGACAGGAATGAGCCCCTCTCCCTCGCTGTCGGTGCTGTCCAGTCGCGCCGGGTCCATCAGCAATCTCCACGACCGCATCTTCAGCCCGGCCAGTGAAGAGACCATTGAGAGACTCAAG GAAACTGAGAAAATCATTGCTGAGCTCAATGAGACGTGGGAGGAAAAGCTGCGGCGTACTGAGGCCATCCGCATGGAGAG AGAGGCCCTGCTGGCTGAGATGGGTGTTGCCATGAGAGAAGACGGAGGCACTGTGGGTGTCTTCTCCCCGAAAAAG ACCCCTCATCTGGTGAACCTGAACGAGGACCCGCTGATGTCCGAGTGTCTGCTGTATTACATCAAAGACGGCATCACCAA GGTTGGCCGAGAAGATGCCAAGACTCGTCAAGACATCGTTCTCAGTGGCCATTTCATCAGAGACGAACATTGCACCTTCAGCAGCACCACGGGCCCTCAGGGAGAAG GATGTGTCATCCTTGAGCCATGCGAGGAGTCAGAGACGTATGTCAATGGGAAGAGAGAGACCTCCCCCATCGTTCTGCGATctg GGAATCGCATCATCCTGGGGAAGAGCCACGTGTTTCGCTTCAACGACCCGGAGCAGGCTCGTCTGGAGCGAGAGAGGACGCCGTGCGCTGAGACGCCGGTGGAGCCCGTCGACTGGGCCTTCGCTCAGCGAGAGCTGCTGGAGAAACAAGGCATCGACATGAAGCaggagatggagcagag GCTTCAGGAACTTGAGGATCAGTACCGTAAAGAAAGGGAGGAGGCCAGTAACCTACTGGAACAGCAAAGACTG gaCTATGAGAGTAAACTGGAGGCTCTTCAGAGACAGGTGGATTCTCGGTGCCTGGAGTcacctgaggaagaggaggagcctgaAGAGGAAG TGCCGTGGACGCAGCGTGAGACGGAGCTGGCTCTGTGGGCGTTCAGAAAGTGGCGTTTCTACCAGTTCACCTCTCTCAGGGATCTGCTGTGGGGCAACGCCATCTTCCTCAAGGAGGCCAATGCGATCAGTGTGGAACTGAAGAAGAAG GTGCAGTTCCAGTTCGTCCTGTTGACGGACACTCTCTACTCTCCGCTGCCGCCTGACCTGCTGCCCCCCTGCGTGGccaaggagagagaaagacgacCTTTCCCTCAGACCATCGTAGCCGTGGAGGTCCAGGATCAGAAGAACGGAGCCACGCATTACTGGACTCTGGAGAAACTCAG GCTGAGGCTGGACCTGATGAGAGAAATGTACGACCGTGCCGCAGAGCTCCCCAGCAGTGCTGTGGAGGACTGCGACCACAGCCTGACCGGAGGCGACCCGTTCTACGACCGCTTCCCCTGGTTCCGTCTTGTCGGCAG GGCTTTTGTGTACCTGAGTAACCTTCTGTACCCGGTGCCCCTGGTACACCGCGTGGCCATCGTCAGCGAGAAAGGAGAAGTGAAAGGCTTCCTCCGAGTGGCTGTGCAGGCAATATCAG CCGATGAGGAGGCCCCTGATTACGGCTCTGGTGTGAGGCAGTCCGGCACCGCCAAGATCTCCTTCGAAGACAAACATTTTGAGAAG TTCCAGACTGAATCGTGTCCTGGTAATATGTCACACTCCAACACCtcccaggaggagctgagaaTCGTGGAGGGGGAAGGACAAAGCCCTGAGATTGGATTCTCTGCAGATGAAGTCAACAACAACACGTGTGCAG CCTCTGTGGAGCCTCCCAGCAGCCCAGAGAAGAGTTTAAGTCTGGGTCTGGATCTCCCCCTGGACCTCTCCCCAGAGATTGCCCTGTCCCACCTGAAGATCGGCAGCACCTTCACCTTCAGAGTCACCGTCTTGCAGGCCTCCAGCATCTCAGCCGAGTATGCTGACATCTTCTGCCAGTTCAA TTTCATCCACCGTCATGACGAAGCTTTCTCCACTGAACCGCTGAAGAACACCGGCAGAGGACCTCCGCTGGGCTTCTACCATGTCCAAAAT atCACAGTGGAGGTGACTAAATCCTTTGTGGAGTACATTAAGACTCAGCCCATCGTCTTCGAGGTGTTCGGTCACTACCAGAAACAGCCCTTCCCTCCGCTCTGCAAAGACCTGATCAG TCCGCTGAGACCCTCCAGGAGGCAGTTCCCCAGGGTGATGCCTTTATCCAAACCAG TTCCGGCCACCAAGCTCAGCACTTTGACTCGCTCCACTGCGGGACCATGTCACGCCAAGTACGATCTCATGGCCTTCTTTGAGATCTGTGAGCTGGAGGCCAACGGAGA CTACATACCTGCTGTTGTGGACCACAGAGCTGGGATGCCCTGTCACGGCATGTTCCTCTTACATCAG GGCATTCAGAGGAGGATCACCGTCACCATCGCTCatgagacaggaaatgatgtcGAGTGGAAAGAGGTGAAAGAGCTGGTCATTG GTCGCATTCGAAACACACCAGAGGCTGATGAGACCATCATCGACCCCAACATCCTTTCTCTCAACATCCTGTCCTCCGGATACTTCTGGCCAAAACATGATGACAA gaCGTTCTACCGATTTGAGGCAGCATGGGACAGTTCCATGCACAACTCTCTTCTCCTGAACAGAGTCACTCCCTATGGGGAGAAGATCTACATCACCCTGTCTGCTTATCTGGAG ATGGAGAACTGCACTCAGCCGACAGTGATCACCAAAGATTTCTGCATGGTGTTTTACTCGCGTGACGCAAAGCTGCCGGCCTCTCGCTCCATCAGGAACCTCTTCAGCACCGGCTGCCTCCGGCCCTCAGAGAG TAACCGTGTCACAGGAGTCTATGAAGTCACTCTGTGCCATGTGGCTGACAATGGAAGTCCAG GCATGCAGCGTCGTCGCAGGCGTGTGCTGGACACCTCGGTGGCGTACGTGCGAGGAGAGGAGAACCTGGCTGGCTGGAGGCCTCGGAGCGACAGCCTCATCCTCGATCACCAGTGGGAGCTGGAGAAACTCAGCTTACTGCAGGAG GTGGAGAAGACCAGGCACTACCTGCTGCTGAGGGAGAAGCTGGAGGCGACTCTGCAGGCGGGGCAGGACGCGCTGTACAAGAGCAGCGACATTAGCGACTTCGCGAAGAGTCCCGTCCTCAGCCACAGTCCCAGCAGCAGCCCCGCCCTCGAGAGCCCCAACCAGAGGCAGAGGGAGCTGGCTGCCAAG TGTTTGCGTCTGCTGATGCACACCTTCAACAGGGAGTACAGCCAGGTGAGCAGCAGTGCCAGTGAGAGCAAG CTCTCTGAGATGTCTGCGTCACTAATGAGGGAGTCGTCATCTGGACTGAGCACGCTCACTCCATCTTCTACCTGCCCGTCACTGGTCGAGGGACACTATGACATTAG ACATACTGAACCAGGTTCAGGAGCATCCACTCCAGATCTGGACCCGTACAGCCCAGTGGACAGAAAGAAAGCTCTCCGAGGATACAGCTTTGTTCCTGACATACAGGAGATTCGCGTCAG CCCCATCGTGTCAAAGAAGGGCTACTTGCACTTCCTGGAGCCCCACACCAGTGGCTGGGTGAAGCGCTACGTGGTGGTGCGCCGGCCTTACGTCTACCTGTACCGCAGCGAGAGGGACAGTGTTGAGAGAGCTGTCATCAACCTGTCGTCTGCAAAGGTGGAATACAGCGAAGACAAACAAACCTTACTGCGG ACTCCCAACACGTTTGCTGTGTGCACCGAGCATCGTGGGATACTGCTGCAGGCCACCAATGACAAAGAGATGCATGACTGGCTGTATGCTTTCAACCCTCTGTTAGCTGGCACCATCAG GTCAAAGCTCTCCCGGAGAAAGTCTGTCCAGTCGGTCCCGTCTGCACAGAGGATGTGA